A part of Desulforegulaceae bacterium genomic DNA contains:
- a CDS encoding PilZ domain-containing protein, translating to MNEIENSSPKINIAGLTAKLLKEVIALSTEEKMTLLNDLEKRGGLYQRSSSRKSYLSEINFAMNGKPGRGYISNISESGMFISSFEKPEPGAEITMVFPPPARKEPVRMQAKVVRIEEGGFAVQFIKRLNETLQKYDIKLISDLVIK from the coding sequence ATGAATGAAATAGAAAATAGTTCCCCAAAGATTAATATTGCGGGTTTGACAGCAAAACTTTTAAAAGAGGTTATTGCTCTATCCACTGAAGAAAAAATGACTTTGCTAAATGATTTAGAGAAAAGGGGCGGGCTGTACCAACGAAGCTCTAGTCGAAAGTCTTATCTTTCAGAAATTAATTTTGCCATGAATGGAAAGCCTGGAAGGGGTTATATCTCCAACATAAGCGAGTCTGGAATGTTTATTTCTTCCTTTGAAAAACCTGAGCCTGGAGCAGAAATAACAATGGTTTTTCCCCCGCCCGCAAGGAAGGAGCCGGTAAGAATGCAGGCAAAGGTTGTAAGGATAGAAGAGGGTGGCTTTGCAGTTCAGTTTATAAAGCGACTTAATGAAACTCTTCAGAAATATGATATAAAATTGATTTCGGATTTGGTTATAAAATAA
- the leuB gene encoding 3-isopropylmalate dehydrogenase, whose amino-acid sequence MKKIAVLPGDGIGPEVMDEAIKVLNAAKAKFNFEFETKEAYVGGAAIDNCGEALPKETIDVCNWADAVLFGSVGGPKWENLPPEKQPERAALLPLRKLYGLYCNLRPAKVFPSLASASPLRADIVGSGFDILCVRELTGGIYFGQPKGREGSGPEETAFDTMVYKRFEIERIAKMAFDAARKRKNKVTSVDKANVLTTMVMWREIVNEIAKDYPDVELNHIYVDNATMQLVKDPHQFDVLLCGNMFGDIISDECAMITGSMGLLASASLNEEKFGLYEPAGGSAPDIAGKGIANPIAQILSAAMMLKYSLDLGDAADAIENAVAKVLGEGILTADLAGKDKKSVSTKEMGDEIAKRI is encoded by the coding sequence GTGAAAAAAATTGCTGTACTTCCAGGAGATGGAATAGGCCCTGAAGTTATGGATGAAGCCATAAAGGTTTTAAATGCTGCAAAAGCAAAGTTTAACTTTGAATTTGAAACAAAAGAAGCTTATGTGGGAGGAGCTGCAATAGATAACTGCGGAGAAGCTCTTCCCAAAGAAACTATAGACGTATGCAATTGGGCTGACGCTGTTCTTTTCGGTTCAGTAGGCGGCCCTAAATGGGAAAATCTTCCCCCTGAAAAACAACCAGAAAGAGCCGCACTACTTCCCTTAAGAAAACTTTACGGATTATACTGCAACCTAAGACCTGCCAAGGTTTTTCCATCTCTTGCCTCTGCAAGTCCCTTAAGAGCAGACATTGTAGGTAGTGGATTTGATATCTTATGTGTAAGAGAGCTTACAGGCGGAATATATTTTGGCCAGCCAAAAGGCAGAGAAGGCTCAGGCCCTGAAGAAACAGCCTTTGATACAATGGTTTACAAAAGATTTGAAATTGAAAGAATTGCCAAAATGGCTTTTGATGCAGCAAGAAAAAGAAAAAACAAAGTAACCTCTGTAGACAAGGCAAATGTTTTGACCACCATGGTGATGTGGAGAGAAATTGTAAATGAAATTGCAAAAGATTACCCTGATGTTGAACTCAACCATATTTACGTTGATAACGCTACAATGCAGCTTGTAAAAGATCCCCATCAGTTTGACGTACTTTTGTGCGGAAATATGTTTGGAGATATTATATCTGACGAATGTGCAATGATTACAGGCTCAATGGGACTTTTAGCCTCAGCAAGTCTTAACGAAGAAAAATTTGGACTTTACGAACCTGCTGGAGGCTCTGCTCCAGACATTGCGGGTAAAGGAATTGCAAACCCAATAGCCCAAATTCTTTCAGCGGCAATGATGCTAAAATATTCCCTTGATCTTGGCGATGCTGCAGATGCTATAGAAAATGCAGTGGCAAAAGTCCTGGGAGAAGGAATTCTCACAGCCGACCTTGCCGGAAAAGATAAAAAATCTGTTTCCACCAAAGAAATGGGTGATGAGATAGCAAAACGAATCTGA